In Rhizophagus irregularis chromosome 1, complete sequence, one genomic interval encodes:
- a CDS encoding uncharacterized protein (SECRETED:cutsite_YNC-IP; SECRETED:prob_0.2487); SECRETED:SignalP(1-23) produces MMTHEILTLLSMMVFHWPCLYNCIPDIAPQKMTENEHCYKFLHPISRPIFSNSKKEYELTLNHANKNLTKRPVFSCVIEDIPILNSEFKPLGSIPLQCNKDEVHDLMKTYFMNLRYDGLYSSWAFQTTMIDKASIPLADFSISHLIALKACIFFVNNNESCLLLSFVLYNRRNIVKES; encoded by the exons ATGATGACACATGAAATTTT AACTTTATTGTCAATGATGGTATTCCATTGGCCTTGTCT GTATAACTGTATTCCAGACATTGCACCACAAAAGATGACTGAGAATGAGCACTGTTACAAGTTTCTTCACCCAATCTCCCGTCCAATATTCtctaattcaaaaaaagaatatgaacTAACATTGAATCAtgccaataaaaatttaacaaagaGGCCAGTCTTTAGTTGTGTCATAGAAGATATACCAATCCTTAACTCAGAATTCAAACCTCTTGGTAGCATACCATTACAATGTAATAAAGATGAG GTGCATGATTTGATGAAAACATATTTCATGAATTTGAGATATGATGGATTATATTCTTCATGGGCATTTCAAACAACAATGATTGATAAAGCATCAATCCCATTAGCAGATTTTTCAATTAGTCATCTTATTGCTTTAAAagcatgtattttttttgtcaacAATAACGAATCTTGTTTACTACTTTCATTTGTTCTTTACAATCGTAGGAACATAGTGAAAGAATCGTGA